In Ornithodoros turicata isolate Travis chromosome 1, ASM3712646v1, whole genome shotgun sequence, the DNA window CACTATTTTACGACAAaggctctgtgtgtgtgtatgtgttttgtctTTTATTCCTAATACAGTCAACTATTGATCAAATAATAAGGTCAACTGTTGGTGACAGTATACAGACATGCTCCTGCAGGGATGTCCACAAGAGTTTCATGTTGTAGGCAGGTCAGAGAGCAATGTATCAGGTGTAATCATGTCTTCTGCACGATATGTACAGTTTCCGGAGTGTTGATACAGAAACAGTGTCTGTAGGTCATGCTGTACGTGTATGTGCATATCTGTCGTGCTTAATTTTAAACATAAAGCTGGTTCGCCTCGACGTTCAACATTCGTTTTTTATGAACGTTTTTTAACAGCGCGATTGAACGTGCTGTAGTAATATGGAGCAATCATTGATATTTGAAAGAAGGACCATCACTACTTACAAGTACAGCAGCAATAAAACTGCACGCGTTAGGATTTCTACCACCAGCTGTTTAGAATTCAACAAATTCGTTTTCATATTGTCGCTTTTCTACGTTCTGTCGACTTACAAAAACTTCTAACAGATTTTAATCTAGCTAGTATTCATATGTGAGCTTGCACGCTCACATTTACACGTTTCAGGATCTCTTTTGATGGCCTTTCCAACGCAGAGTCATCATTTCCACAATCCGCAACCTACTTCACCTTCACAACATACTCCACTTCTTGTTTCTTGGAACGCGGCTCGGATTGGATTTTTTTGTGGATAGTGGATACTGCGGCGGCTTCGGTATGATAGCTTCGGCCATTGCTTCGGCGCGATTCGCTGCCACTGccaccagccgcgacaaaaatatgtaaaccgaaaccaattaattactgcaacaaatgacccgcttcagtggcacatttttctctaaaaggtgtccactgaaggtcccgaaaggggtagtacccattttcatgccgacggcgccctgctttagaagttatgtttttcacgaaacgtatttgaatttttatttaaataatgactccTCCCACTTATTCACACAGTGCGCAGGTTGTAGGTGgtgtcggacagatacttgtaaaacagAAAGTTCTTCTATTGGTGCagccgttcgcgaattatttagcccgaggATTTCACTGAAAcgactgaaacaccctgtaaaaACTCATGTTGTCATCGGCAAACGCGTTACTACTCCGTCTTTAATTGCTCGCATTTGGCGCGCTGGAATGGTTTGCACCACTTCCATTTGGCACGTTCTTTTTGAAGGTGAAACAACACAAATGCACGAAATGAGAACGATACAAGGCAAGCTCATAAAGTGCCAAATGAATTTATTTAGGTTAAGTCATCCCCATAAACTCCCCTTTTGCTCTCAGAATGGGGATGCAGGACCGATTGGCACAGTTCTTCTGAATCAGCAAGTACGCCACGTCCTGGAGCATATGTATTTCGTTTGACCACTAACAGAAAATTTACGAGTTGCCATGGTCCCCAGGCACTTTTGGAAGTCGTCCGCTCTCGCTAGTGCAAAAGGGCACGGTAGCAGACGTTTTCTGCATCAAATTACGGACTTGTCATCAGGGAGATGTGGTGGATGTTGCAAACACAGATCGCGGTATGCTACCGTGATGTTCTTGGTCGAGTAAATTTGCAGCATTCCATTTTCAGCAATAGGAAATTGATTGGTGCGCTTTATCAGTGGGTCATGGTTTAAAAGACCACTCCTTTAAaagggttgggacactttcacagatgtggttcattacatcatggacgcattgtaccgCATACAGAGTacagaggaaaaaagaattctTCTTCTACGTGTCATACTTAGTGAGATACAAGCCATCGAGCACACTCCCGGGCAAAACGCAGACCTCAGtgttgcgtccattcccattggcagccgtaagcacgtgacttatCGTGCGCTGTGTCACTGGCGGCAGTGAGGTCTGTGATGTTAGAGCCGCGTGAGTTTCGGCATCCGCGGTGCCATTTTttccgcttctattaccctcctcgctgtgaaactttcaatgcaggttcacatcgatgcaaggCACCgttttttacgtttatctgggataacctgtcgcaacccctttaacagCCGTTAAATGCGTATAGAAATGTTAAGGGCACATTTATTTTCCACATTTTGTGCTTTCAAAGTATGAAATGTACTAGTGAAAATGTACTATGaaaacacatgcacacacacacacacaaagaaaaaaaaaaagagaaatcaAGGCATGATACCACATGAAACGTTCCCAGTCCGTGGCCAGCCCTGTAATCCATTGCAGTGCCTAAGTTATGCAGCACAGCTACACGCCACACCACTGTTCCTATTCCATTGCACCCTTTAATAAAATCAGGTACAGATCCAAAGACAAAGCCAGTGCCTGCCTTGACCAACTTAAGCAATCACTCATATATTACATCTCATTTAACCACAAGACAATGGGTCTACACCACAACTACTGGGTCAAAGACATTCCAATCACACGTCTACAAGCCCTTCTGCCACTGCCAGGTTCCAGTAGAAGTTCTCCAGGGCAGGGGCAAACTTGAGTTCTTTCAGCTTCTGAAGGCTGACTACCTGTCTTCCGTTTTGACTGCAGGACGTGGCACGTTTGAGGTTCGACAGCAGCTCCTGCGTTTTTGTTGCTATGTCCTGCGTGGCACAAAACACTCTGCTCTTACTCGGGATTACGGCAGAACCGCTTTGCATTTGTGCAAATCGCTCAATGGATACGTTGTCACAAATTACACATACGGGTGTCCGGAGCTTTTTCTTTGCCCCCTGCTATGCCTGCTTATCTTTTGACAGGCAAACTTTGCACAATGTACAATTTTCTATTTTAATCTGAGGGATAAAAATCTGGAGCAACTAAGACATGTTCAATTTTGCAGCCACGTGTACTTCTATGAGCGATACTGTCCCAAAAAATGGCCAGACGCGGCTTCAGCAATATGTTTCTTCTAGTCCCTGCGAGAGGCACGCCCACATTTTCGTTATTTCTATTGCTATTTAGGTTCGCAGCTAGTGTGCAAGTCTAGTCGGTGTTAGCAAGAGAGCATCTGGCAACACTATTGTGGGCAATTTTACCAGATAATGAGGTCCCAATTAAAGCATGCGAGCAAAAATGAGCATATTTGACCATTCAAAAGTATTGGTAAGTAGACAATGCAGGAAGCGAAGAAACGACTGTAAAGATATCGCAGAACACACTGTACACTGATATGACTGATTAGCCATACTGACAACGTCTGCACAGCTTCTTTTTACAAGTATCCATTGTAGCAGTTCGTATGAATGCACACAGACAAGAATGCTAAGAGCATGTGCTTTTTCTTGATATTTATACATTTTATCAACGTGTGCACACTAGTGTAAATGCCATAAACACCCTTTATGACCCTCACTACCTTTAcgattaaaaatatatctgcTTTCGGAACTTTTAAACTATTGATCGGGCAAAACACTAGGAGTACTTATCACCTCAGGTATCTTCAGGAGCGTATTGGTTACTTATTTGTGTGCATCTGTGTGCAATATCTTATCCATGATTATTTACATGATAAACAGTGATATTTCTTAGGAGACCACAACCAGAAGCTAAATTCAAACAATCTTTAGTCAGGTTTACATGTTGTTGAAATAAACAGATTCTAAAGTTATAGATATCCTTTGATTGACGATACTTATCAAtgtttaaaatacatttttagattGAGCTAGGTTATCTTATCAGAGCCAACACACTTATTCCTTACATGAATCAGATTGGGATCTGGTACTTACACGGATCAGATCCTGGTCAGACACGTTTTCATTGTCTGCCTGCCTCACCATAAACATGGCAATTTCCTTGTGGGTTTTGCTCATCTGAAACgaatctgtaaaaaaaatgcGTAAAATGGGTAAAAAAAACACTTAGTTTAGGAAAGtctgatctcggttcaaacggTAACTCGTGTTAGTGAAAACGGGCCTAAAAGATTAGCAATTTGCCCAGAGGAAAGTTTTGGGCTTTCACCTTTGCAGTGCGGAGCCACGGTAATTTCGATGGCAGCCAAATTAACAAACAAGTCGTAGAGGTCGAGCCGCCCCTCGGCTGCAGCGTCTCGGAAGCCCACCAGGTAGTGGCTCCTCCCGGACAGTTCCGCCAGTTCTCCCTGGTTCAGTTCCATGAACGGGAAAAAGTGTTCGCACCCTGTCCTGTGCTGCGTCAATGCCGGAAACACCCTGAAACGGAGAGCACCGTTGGGAGCTACGAGGTCCCAGTGTTTTCCTAGCAGTTGTAGGAAACTGCCGTTATATTGCGGAGCCGCGAAGTAATTATTAGAAGCAATGAAGTAACTTACAATTTGATACATTCTGCCCATGACTTGTACTACTTGAGGAACAGTTACTTTCTGTCGTGATTTGTCGCAAATTTGTTTGCTGTATTGACTCTTTCCAAAAGCCCTGAGGCTTTTCCGTAGAGTTCAATTTTTCTATTCTCGTTACAGCCACAGGGTCTTGCGCAGATTTTAGCGTTCATATTTAACATAATGTACTCAAGCAAGGGCTTGGTGGCACATACAGACACTCATCTCGCCTAACCAACAATGTAAATTTaattattaaattaaattaattaattaaagtaattaaatttaattaaaacctgaagaagtgcagcctactgcacgaaagtctcgttttttCCGTGAATTAAACTATTTAATGCTCTCAACCATTTTCTGTTTACTTGTGAATTTTTTATTGGGGGTTTGTACGTTGAATGTCTGGAGCTGTAGGACTGGCAATTTAATATCGATATTAGATGCACTTTCTGGCTTCTGTTCAGGTGTTCTGCTTTCTCCATACAAGTTTTCTTGTTCACATTAAATCTTTCTGTCATCCAGTCAATCATACTGATTACGAACTTCCTGAATGAAAGCCATTGTTTTCAATTACTTTGCCCGGCTGGCTACTAATGTCAGGCCACCTTGAATGCACACACTGTAGTATCTCAAGGGTGACGAGCAACTTTTGATAACTTTTCCTGTAGCTTAGTTAGACCTATTTTGAGTAACTTACACATCTCTGACCATGCTTATGCATATAAACATTGGAACAGAGTAGAATCATTGCAAATGATACAGAGGGTTTCCAAAGCTACACTTCATAGCTGTTTCCATGGCCCCTACAATGGTTATGTGCCCGGGGAAAAGTAACGGAAACGGTATTATTCGGAAAACATGGCaagtaacggtaacagaaacagatATTGCGCGCTTAGAATACCTGAAATGGCAGCAAAAATAATTTACCCGAATTATTGTAATCCTTTATTGTATCATTTAGACAAATCTATTAAATAAAGCTgaatgaagcaaactaaaatgaactatcaaactgtAGCATACAAGTAAATGTATGGCAAACAGAAGAAGCATAGTTGTTCTTATACGCTTATGATGACCTGCAAGTTACAACGGTTAGTAACATTCGTGAAAACCATGTTCATATATTAGCTTGTCAAAGAAACCACTTCAGTTACCTTTCCCTGTTATGTACCCCATGTTCACTATGCAACTTCACACAGTCCCATTTTTTGCATTAATTAGGGTGGCAAATGACTGGCGTAGCCTCGTCGTTTAGGGCGAGTTTAATTTCTGAGCCACTGCTGTTTTTTATGGGCAATATCGTTGGACGACCGCCAGGTTAGGCATCGACTGAGTATGCTTTCAGGAGCTCTCACTAGAAGTGCAACCAATTCCACATTATCAACATACAACGAGAGAGAGATAGTCACATCAAAGACTACGAGGATACAGGTGTGCATCCCCCAGAAACACATCCACGAAATGTTTTCCTGGATCCAGTACTGCCCACAGAAATAACCGGCTTGGGAATTAAGCTAACCCAAGCCATGTTACAAATTAAAACTCATTTGGGGCACATGTCAGTTTATCTTTGATTTGAGTGAATATAGTTGTATAATCGGACCGGATACTCATGAAGCACATGCATGGATATAAACATGCGTACAGCATGTGTACACGACGTATAATACGGATCAGAATATGAAGTAGTGCTCATTTTGTTTTGCCCTCTTGTGTGGCGGGCTTTATGTGAGCAGCTTTGGAACAACAGTGGAATCTATCTAAGTGGAACCTGAAGGGACCAAGCAAATCTGTTTCATTAATAACGAGTTCCATTTCCTTAGTGAATGTGGCACGGGCTGTACTAAATGCTGTCTTAGATTGTTTTCGGATGTGCACGATCAGTAAGCAGCCTTTGCTGCATTGCTGTACCAAACTGAGCTTACAAGAAAGGGAACTATTGACAAACACACGATTGATGCTTCTTCATAAACTGTCAACTCAATAAGCTGCAACGAGTCGGTAAAGGCTTTGATGTAAATGGGAATAGCACCTAGAAATCTGTTGCATTAGACTTGTTTTCTGTTCTGTTTACCAAGATGTGCCCTAATTATAGTTCGGTTGAGAGCACTTTTGCATTGCTTAAATCCAAATGATACCGTGGTGTCGTTCTGTTTAAGCTGAAATGCAGTTTAAGCAGCTTCCACTTAATGAGAGTCCACTGTATTAAAATATATtcagtttggaagaaacatcgatTCGATTCATAATTTGAAGAGTAAATTATTCGCTTCAGTATTCGAAAAACTCAAATATAAGTGGGACTGGGTGCAAGTGGCCCAACAACAGGTAAGTGCGTAACGAAAAGAAGTGCTGAAACTACACGTTTTACCTGATATATTTGAGAAGTAAGCTTAGCTTATGATGGTACACCATCACACGTTTCTTTAGTATCAATGCTGTGTAGATGAGGATAGTTTCCAGGCCAAACATCCGGATTATTTCTGAAGCAGAAGAGGACGAAACGAGTTACACAGCACACGGTACCGGGATAAATGACGCAAAGTTACTCGGCTACAAAAGTCAACTTGCTCGAGTTGAACGACGTTAAATATCCCATTTATCCTGTGCCATTCTAACGATAGGATTACAGGGAGTGCGATAAGCATTTGAAGCTAACGTGCAACCTTGCGTAGCTTATGCACAGTATAACTATACCCTGGGATGCCTATACAATTTACGTTACCTGAAACGTTGCTCATGTGTGGGTTGACGGACACCATGTGCAAGTAAATAAATTTCGAACTACGCACCTTTGATGTGCACTTGGACGACGTCTCGTTTGCGTTCAAAATCTTTCAGTAGAAAGGTTCCGTTTTCTTCCGTCGTACAGGACCCTTTGATAGAGACCGAAAGAAAAAGCCGCAGAAGTGCCGTTGGATCGCCCATCTTGCAGTATACTTTACTCAGTATTCTCGCTAATGTCTCGTACTTCTCAGGGTTCAGGTCTTTCGTACGCAAGATGAGTACAAACAGACGTACCtacgaaagaagaagaagaagaagcaccaATGGGTTAGTTACAGAGCAGTTACATCGGCGTATCGAATACTGCTTCCTTTGTTGTCCACCAGACGGGCGCGGACGTCAGTGCGGAAATTAGAGATTGGTTACAAAGTGACCGACCGTCCGCGACACTACATCACAGTACCCCAGAACAACACTGTACTGAGGATTGATACGTAGAGCATCGCTGGAAAATAATGTCGCGGTGAAGATGCCAACTTACCCGACTTAAATTATCACTGTCGAACACTTCAGTCTGGTGCATGTAAAACCATTCACCGTGATGGTGACAGTATCGGAACCATACAGGCTGTTCGCTGGTAATGCTGTCATTCTCCAAATCACATTTGAGTAATAATAATGAACGGTCATCTGCGCTGAAGGAAGGGTAGGACCATGTCCAAAGAACGTCATTGCTAGTGTCTTTCTCTGAAAATAAGGAAAGGATGCAAAATACAAAACGGATCCCCACAGACGACCCGATCTCCTTAGCGGTCTTTGCAACAATCGTCGTCTGCGATCTAGCTAACCACAAAAAAAATTGCGAGAGTCGTGGAGGAGAATGCTTCAGAGCAGGAGGGTCAGTTTGACAATAACTATGGTGATAAATGGAGAAAAACGTGCAAATACTACCTATTAAACCAATCGCTCTCAGATCGTTAAACGCAGCCATGACACATGATGGGCGTTTACATGTCGCCGATAGCGCTGCGATTTGCTCCCATTTACATTTACTACGATCAGACAGAACTATAAACGTGGCTTCCACGTTCGCTGTATTGTTTCATTTTTTTATGGAACTACGCAGAGACACACGAAAGGTTTATGACCTTGCTAAACCACTGTTTGTGCGCCAGTGCGCCAGAAACACTGTGTCAGCTGGCGTGGTGGCGGGGCGAGGTCGAGGTCCCGAAACAGGACATTCCAGAAAGGGAACTCTTTTCCGATACCATGGAAACGCACTAATGACAATTTCTGTTGAAACCCCGTCTCAATCCCTCCGTAAAAACTTTAGCTCCATTGTAAGGTGTGTCTTAGTTGAGGCAACGACTCCGTAATTTTTGGAGAATCTCTCCGTTTGAACATCGCGAAACACACCACATTTCGTAGTGTTGGGGACACCTCAATTTCCACAAATCTTTTAAGCGAATAATTCCTAGGGTTGTCCAAGGAAGTTATTTTCTATTTATTCCGATGGTGGACAATCGTATGCGAATTCTCTCTCGGGAGAGATAGCACCAATCTCGTTTAAGACTGTCCCTCATGACAGAGGAGAGAGCTGAAATTTGAAGTATTGGCGTATCAAGAACTTGATGTACACAGAGAAATGGCATAActgaacaacacacacacaatgctGAATGACTTTTCACATGGTGTGGGAGCTCTTTACATCACCCTACTCCCTATAATGGACAATGTAACATCTCGTCACCTGGTACGGACTGCACTTACAGCATTTTGCTAATTAGGCAGTGGCTTTCTCGTGTGGCTAACAGACATCTTTACATTTGGAACGTTTTTCTTTTGTATCGGAAGGGTGGTACCAGCGAATAAGTCCTTCCAAACGTAACAGATTTAGTAAGCAAACTTGCAAATCGTGTAACAGACACGATGTCCGATCTCCTGAAGGTGCTCAGACAACCCTGGAATTACCTACTTTGTATGTAACTGGTTGCAACCGACAACTTTTTAACTCCGTCAGTtccgaaccccccccccccgtaccgACAGAACTGAACCACGACCATCGAGATCAGAACTTTTAATCTTATGCACTGTGGTAAACATCTTTTATGATACAGAGCTCCCGATTATTTTCAGCAGCAGCTTACACTGCATGATAATACGGTCCTTGCAGAATAAGACGCTGTGGAGGAGGAAAGGCATGCAGTAGGTGACCAACATTCAGTGCTTGCATAAAACAGTGCTCTCAGTCCTTTATCCCGTCTTAAACGGGGTGGCCTCCGACTATAGTTGTATCGGAGCTAAGAACGGCATTGCCGGTGCTTCTTTTTTCCCTGCGTATTTAACCTCCAGAAGCCAACATAGTGTTTGAAACATTTATGTACAATTTCTTCGggtcatatttattttattttttttacaaaggtTATTTTCATATTAAATGTAATAAGGTTATATTATAAAGTTCTACTCGAGCACCGGAGATGctgttcttaggttgaacaaaCTGCTGTCCTGCTGGATATGGTGTGAATGTAATGTGCCTAGTTTGACTAAACAATGATGATGTCTGCGGGGGATGTTAACTAAACTGTTTTATATTCGTACCCTGTGAAGAACCAAGTTGCTTTCCTAGCTTCAACTTGAACAACCTTTGACCATTTCAGTAACTGGGATGTACAAATGAGATTGCTATTATCCGAAATTGCATACAATTAGAgccttttttttagaaaaaaaagacgtcctcatataccgggtgtctcggttaaatccccgggctaaataatttgcgaaccggtgcaccaatcgaataacttccttttttacaagtatctgtccaataccgcctacaagatgcgcaccgcgcgAATGAGcaggaggcgctcattatttaaataaaaattcaaacgagtttcgtgaaaaaagctaacttctaaagcagggtgccatcagcattaaaatgggtactacccctttggggaccttcagtggataccttttagagaaaaatgtgccaccgaagctggtcatttgttgcagtaattaattggtttcggtttacatatttttgtcgcggtgaagcgcaaaaggacgctctttcactccc includes these proteins:
- the LOC135396698 gene encoding DENN domain-containing protein 10-like: MAAFNDLRAIGLIEKDTSNDVLWTWSYPSFSADDRSLLLLKCDLENDSITSEQPVWFRYCHHHGEWFYMHQTEVFDSDNLSRVRLFVLILRTKDLNPEKYETLARILSKVYCKMGDPTALLRLFLSVSIKGSCTTEENGTFLLKDFERKRDVVQVHIKEIIRMFGLETILIYTALILKKRVMVYHHKLSLLLKYIRVFPALTQHRTGCEHFFPFMELNQGELAELSGRSHYLVGFRDAAAEGRLDLYDLFVNLAAIEITVAPHCKDSFQMSKTHKEIAMFMVRQADNENVSDQDLIRDIATKTQELLSNLKRATSCSQNGRQVVSLQKLKELKFAPALENFYWNLAVAEGLVDV